A portion of the Microlunatus phosphovorus NM-1 genome contains these proteins:
- a CDS encoding FAD-dependent oxidoreductase, which translates to MTRARRSAVARPGRDRRAVRHPGPVGAPRATEPRHVVVIGGGVAGLAAATALAERGVRVTLLEATDRLGGRVASWPLGDGRTMSRGFHAFFRQYYNLRSLLRRIDPDLAFLTPIEDYPLQRPDGLRDSFTGLAKTPPWSLLQFVLRSPAFTLRGLSRVDASAALELLRVRFPETYSAYDGESAAAFLDRLRFPTDARDLALEVFARSFFADPAEFGAGELVAMFHTYFLGSAEGLLFDVPTDDYDTVLWAPLAERLRGLGVELATGAPVHSLDLTEDGAIVGLDEQSIGCDAVVLATDPRSARKLVAAQQGDHQDRDKVSGWRAAVAATRNAPPFAVVRLWLDEPVDGARPAFLGTSGYGPLDNVSVLERFEAGAARWSREHRGSVVELHAYACDPAVGSDPDAAALAARLQAELHRAYPETAAATVTAQELLVRDDCTLIGPDRWTERPGVRTPSPRLMLAGDWVRCDYPVALMERAATTGFLAANALLEDWGVAGVDLWTVPMRGLLGRR; encoded by the coding sequence GTGACCCGTGCTCGGCGTTCCGCCGTCGCCCGGCCCGGAAGGGATCGCCGTGCCGTACGCCACCCCGGCCCGGTCGGCGCTCCCCGAGCGACCGAACCCCGGCACGTCGTGGTGATCGGCGGCGGCGTCGCCGGCCTGGCGGCGGCCACCGCGCTCGCCGAGCGCGGCGTACGCGTGACGCTTCTGGAGGCGACCGACCGCCTCGGTGGTCGGGTGGCGTCGTGGCCGCTGGGCGACGGCCGCACCATGAGCCGGGGCTTCCATGCCTTCTTCCGGCAGTACTACAACCTGCGCAGTCTGCTGCGGCGCATCGATCCGGATCTGGCCTTCCTCACCCCGATCGAGGACTACCCGTTGCAGCGACCGGACGGTCTGCGTGACTCCTTCACCGGGCTCGCCAAGACCCCGCCCTGGTCGCTGCTGCAGTTCGTGCTGCGCAGCCCGGCGTTCACGCTTCGCGGGCTGTCGCGGGTCGACGCCTCGGCGGCGCTGGAGCTGCTCCGGGTCCGGTTTCCCGAGACCTACTCCGCCTATGACGGAGAGTCGGCCGCCGCGTTCCTGGACCGGCTCCGATTTCCCACGGACGCCCGCGATCTGGCGTTGGAGGTATTCGCCCGGTCCTTCTTCGCCGACCCGGCCGAGTTCGGCGCCGGTGAGCTGGTGGCCATGTTCCACACCTATTTCCTGGGTTCGGCCGAGGGGCTGCTCTTCGACGTGCCCACCGACGACTACGACACGGTCCTCTGGGCTCCGCTGGCCGAGCGACTTCGTGGACTCGGGGTCGAGCTGGCGACCGGCGCGCCCGTCCACTCCCTCGACCTGACCGAGGACGGCGCGATCGTCGGGCTCGACGAGCAGTCGATCGGCTGCGATGCCGTGGTGCTGGCCACAGATCCTCGCTCGGCCAGGAAGCTGGTGGCCGCTCAGCAAGGCGACCACCAGGACCGCGACAAGGTCTCCGGCTGGCGGGCCGCGGTGGCCGCCACTCGCAATGCCCCGCCTTTCGCGGTGGTCCGGCTCTGGCTCGACGAACCTGTCGACGGCGCGCGGCCGGCCTTCCTCGGCACCTCGGGCTACGGACCGCTCGACAATGTCTCGGTGCTGGAACGCTTCGAAGCAGGCGCAGCCCGCTGGAGCCGTGAGCACCGCGGCTCGGTGGTGGAGTTGCACGCGTACGCCTGCGACCCCGCGGTCGGCTCGGATCCAGACGCCGCCGCACTCGCCGCTCGGCTGCAGGCAGAACTGCATCGGGCCTATCCCGAGACCGCCGCTGCGACCGTCACCGCGCAGGAGCTGCTGGTCCGCGACGACTGCACCCTGATCGGACCCGATCGATGGACAGAACGGCCTGGTGTTCGGACCCCGTCGCCGCGGCTGATGCTCGCCGGGGATTGGGTCCGCTGCGACTACCCGGTGGCGTTGATGGAGCGCGCCGCGACGACCGGCTTCCTGGCGGCCAATGCGCTGCTCGAGGACTGGGGCGTTGCCGGCGTGGACCTGTGGACGGTGCCGATGCGGGGACTGTTGGGACGACGGTGA
- a CDS encoding class I SAM-dependent methyltransferase gives MSVAQAFDRGAARYDLMVALNPGYHRELRRAAAALVERTEICRRRGSPSVIDLPSIDIPSNDLSFIDLACGSGASTRALVDAAPPRTAVLGLDASPGMLAQATAKDWPAEVRFDRAVAGTLDVDVIGRGRHDGVLTCYLFRNVAADQRDLAVRETYDLLRPGGWLVVQEYSVAGNPRARRVWDAVCLGVIIPLGILVDRNRDLYRYLWRSVLNFDPVDRFAERLLAAGFTDVAHRTATGWQRGVLHTFVARKPDRST, from the coding sequence GTGAGCGTGGCTCAGGCGTTCGATCGGGGCGCGGCCAGGTACGACCTGATGGTCGCCCTCAACCCCGGCTACCACCGGGAGCTGCGTCGGGCCGCCGCCGCACTCGTCGAGCGGACCGAGATCTGCCGGCGGCGGGGCTCCCCCTCGGTCATCGACCTCCCCTCGATCGACATCCCCTCCAACGACCTCTCCTTCATCGACCTCGCCTGCGGATCCGGCGCGTCCACCCGAGCCCTGGTCGATGCGGCGCCACCCCGCACCGCCGTCCTCGGTCTCGATGCCTCACCGGGCATGCTGGCTCAGGCGACCGCCAAGGACTGGCCGGCGGAGGTTCGGTTCGATCGTGCAGTGGCCGGGACTTTGGACGTGGACGTGATCGGCCGCGGTCGGCACGACGGGGTGCTGACCTGCTATCTGTTCCGAAACGTCGCTGCCGACCAGCGCGACCTTGCCGTCAGGGAGACCTACGACCTGTTGCGGCCGGGTGGGTGGCTCGTCGTCCAGGAATACTCGGTGGCGGGCAACCCACGCGCCCGCCGGGTCTGGGACGCCGTCTGCCTCGGCGTGATCATCCCGCTGGGCATCCTGGTCGACCGCAACCGCGATCTCTACCGATACCTCTGGCGCAGCGTGCTGAACTTCGACCCGGTCGACCGGTTCGCAGAGCGGCTGCTGGCCGCCGGGTTCACCGACGTCGCACATCGCACCGCCACCGGCTGGCAGCGGGGTGTGCTGCACACCTTCGTCGCCCGCAAACCGGACCGGTCCACGTGA
- a CDS encoding lycopene cyclase domain-containing protein: MPEYTVLTALAIVVVAAIELVWLRTGVFRTAQYWLAIAIVVGFQVLVDGWLTKLSAPIVLYHPGAYLGVRFPWDIPIEDFGFGWAMVTLTIIIWVRLGRRTAPERRDQ, translated from the coding sequence GTGCCTGAATACACCGTGCTGACCGCACTGGCGATCGTCGTGGTGGCGGCCATCGAGCTGGTCTGGCTGCGCACCGGGGTGTTCCGGACCGCGCAGTACTGGCTGGCCATCGCGATCGTCGTCGGCTTCCAGGTGCTGGTGGACGGGTGGCTGACGAAACTGTCGGCACCGATCGTGCTCTACCACCCGGGGGCGTACCTCGGAGTGCGATTCCCGTGGGACATCCCGATCGAGGACTTCGGATTCGGCTGGGCGATGGTGACCCTGACCATCATCATCTGGGTCCGGTTGGGACGTCGCACGGCACCCGAGAGGCGCGACCAGTGA
- a CDS encoding lycopene cyclase domain-containing protein: MIPDHYHYLALLAGCLLITLPLEFVLRAHVYRRPVRLALALLPTVVVFVAWDLVGIVRGHWSYSERFTSGIMLGPMPLEELLFFLVIPICGLLTYEAVGWVLNLRGRVRARGAGRA; encoded by the coding sequence GTGATCCCCGATCACTATCACTACCTCGCGCTGCTGGCCGGCTGCCTGCTCATCACGCTGCCGCTCGAGTTCGTGCTGCGCGCCCATGTCTACCGCCGACCGGTGCGCCTCGCGCTGGCGCTGCTGCCGACTGTGGTCGTGTTCGTGGCCTGGGATCTGGTGGGGATCGTTCGTGGGCACTGGTCCTACAGCGAGCGGTTCACCTCCGGCATCATGCTCGGGCCGATGCCGTTGGAGGAGTTGCTGTTCTTCCTGGTGATCCCGATCTGCGGACTGCTGACGTATGAGGCCGTCGGCTGGGTGCTCAACCTCCGCGGTCGGGTACGCGCGCGGGGTGCGGGCCGTGCCTGA
- a CDS encoding cytochrome P450, protein MADEVSQRRAIRPGESTEPRIERQGRIWRIRSLPAARQVLRARHATTQAGFTAEFIPKGRLEHHPILISDGPLHDEQRSKVARFFAPAVVADRHHAHLVECAERLLAQACTEDTISLDELALHYSVEVTARIVGLTERPVPKMSRRLVAFFRQPPLDITRADLGRTRRQWLQAAVNGLAPIAQFYLADVRPAIRRRRRSPADDVITHLIAEGYTDLDILVECVTYATAGMVTTREFITMAAWHLLEDAPLAERYLAADTTERHAILHEIIRLEPPVGHLYRRAVSPIEIDGNGNGNGKQATIQPGDLIDVCIRQANADAATVGTEPERLCPRRPLPPGVNAAGLTFGDGAHKCPGQSLAITETEVLLTRLLARRPTMLTHPAVGWDALIEGYTLRGLRLSLAL, encoded by the coding sequence GTGGCCGATGAGGTGAGCCAACGCCGGGCGATCAGGCCCGGCGAGTCGACCGAGCCCAGGATCGAGCGGCAAGGGCGGATCTGGCGGATTCGTTCGCTGCCGGCCGCCCGGCAGGTCCTCCGAGCCCGACACGCGACGACCCAGGCGGGATTCACCGCCGAGTTCATCCCGAAGGGGCGCCTCGAGCATCATCCGATCCTCATCTCGGACGGTCCCTTGCACGATGAGCAGCGCTCCAAGGTGGCCCGCTTCTTCGCGCCCGCCGTGGTCGCCGATCGACATCACGCACACCTGGTCGAGTGCGCCGAACGGCTGCTCGCCCAGGCCTGCACCGAAGACACGATCAGTCTGGACGAGCTGGCCCTGCACTACTCGGTGGAAGTGACAGCCCGGATCGTCGGTCTCACCGAGCGACCGGTCCCGAAGATGTCGCGACGCCTGGTGGCCTTCTTCCGGCAGCCACCGCTCGACATCACCCGCGCCGATCTCGGCCGGACCCGGCGGCAATGGCTGCAGGCGGCGGTCAACGGCCTGGCCCCGATCGCACAGTTCTATCTGGCCGATGTCCGCCCGGCGATCCGTCGCCGTCGCCGGAGCCCGGCCGACGACGTGATCACTCATCTGATCGCCGAGGGCTACACCGATCTGGACATCCTCGTGGAGTGCGTCACGTACGCGACCGCAGGCATGGTCACCACCCGCGAGTTCATCACGATGGCGGCCTGGCACCTGCTCGAGGACGCTCCGCTGGCTGAGCGCTATCTGGCGGCCGACACGACCGAACGACACGCCATCCTGCACGAGATCATCCGGCTGGAGCCGCCGGTCGGTCATCTGTACCGACGCGCCGTCAGCCCCATCGAGATCGACGGCAACGGCAACGGCAACGGCAAACAGGCGACCATCCAACCCGGCGATCTGATCGACGTCTGCATCCGGCAGGCCAACGCCGACGCGGCCACCGTGGGCACCGAGCCGGAGCGGCTGTGCCCCAGGCGACCGCTACCGCCGGGCGTCAACGCCGCCGGCCTCACGTTCGGGGACGGGGCGCACAAGTGCCCCGGACAGTCACTGGCGATCACCGAGACCGAGGTGCTGCTGACCAGGCTGCTGGCCCGCCGCCCGACGATGCTCACCCATCCCGCCGTCGGTTGGGACGCGCTGATCGAGGGATACACGCTCCGCGGGCTACGGCTGAGCTTGGCGCTCTGA
- the hisF gene encoding imidazole glycerol phosphate synthase subunit HisF, with protein sequence MSVAVRVIPCLDVHDGRVVKGVNFVDLRDAGDPVALGGVYDAEGADELTFLDISASVEGRETTLEVVRRTAETVFIPLTVGGGVSSVRDVDQLLRAGADKVAINTGAIHRPEVIAEITRRFGNQVLVLSVDARRSPEQPSGFEVTTHGGRKSAGLDAIEWAKRGVDLGVGEILLNSMDADGTTAGFDLEMIAAVRQVVDVPLIASGGAGRAEDFPPAVAAGADAVLAASVFHFGTLRIADVKQALADAGYPVRLPSAVSAGG encoded by the coding sequence GTGAGTGTGGCAGTCCGCGTCATCCCGTGTCTGGACGTCCATGACGGCCGAGTCGTCAAGGGCGTCAACTTCGTCGACCTGCGCGATGCCGGTGACCCGGTCGCGCTCGGTGGGGTGTACGACGCCGAGGGCGCCGACGAGTTGACCTTCCTCGATATCTCCGCCTCGGTCGAGGGCCGGGAGACCACACTCGAGGTGGTCCGCCGGACTGCGGAGACCGTGTTCATCCCGCTCACCGTCGGCGGCGGGGTCAGCAGTGTGCGTGATGTCGACCAACTGCTCCGGGCAGGCGCGGACAAGGTCGCCATCAACACCGGTGCGATCCACCGTCCCGAGGTGATCGCCGAGATCACCCGGCGGTTCGGCAACCAGGTGCTGGTGCTCTCGGTCGATGCCCGACGCAGCCCCGAGCAGCCCTCCGGCTTCGAGGTGACTACTCACGGCGGCCGCAAGAGCGCGGGCCTGGACGCGATCGAGTGGGCCAAGAGAGGCGTCGATCTGGGGGTAGGGGAGATCCTGCTCAACTCGATGGACGCCGACGGCACCACCGCCGGCTTCGATCTGGAGATGATCGCGGCGGTCCGGCAGGTCGTCGACGTACCGTTGATCGCGTCCGGCGGCGCCGGCCGAGCCGAGGACTTCCCACCGGCGGTGGCGGCCGGAGCAGATGCGGTGCTCGCTGCCAGCGTGTTCCACTTCGGTACGCTCCGGATCGCCGACGTGAAGCAGGCCCTCGCCGACGCGGGCTACCCAGTCCGGCTGCCCTCGGCTGTCAGTGCCGGCGGCTAG
- a CDS encoding 2-hydroxyacid dehydrogenase, with protein sequence MGDIVAWLPYASPEEAAERLGGLPDGVRVECYRADGDDLPDSVGDVQFYVLPYMKGEEVLARAPEMSGLRVIQTLTAGYENFLPHVPAGVTLCNAAGVHDASTAELTIALTLASGRHLDAFARQQPAGRWEPIMGSALADKRVLIIGYGRIGEAIERRLAGFEVASITRVARRARDGEPRVQATTELPELMAEADVAIVIAPLTPETDGLIDADLLARLPDDALLVNMARGRLVDTDALVAATATGRIRAAVDVTEPEPLPADHPLWQFPNVLISPHVGGASSAFWPRADRLVAAQLRRFVAGEPLDNVIQHNVIQRDVIGDRA encoded by the coding sequence ATGGGCGACATCGTGGCGTGGCTGCCGTATGCCTCGCCGGAAGAGGCTGCGGAGCGGCTCGGCGGGCTGCCGGACGGCGTACGGGTGGAGTGCTACCGCGCCGACGGCGACGACCTCCCCGACTCCGTCGGTGATGTGCAGTTCTACGTCCTGCCGTACATGAAGGGGGAGGAGGTGCTTGCCCGAGCACCGGAGATGTCCGGCCTCCGGGTGATCCAGACCCTGACCGCGGGATATGAGAACTTCCTGCCCCACGTGCCGGCTGGTGTCACCCTCTGCAATGCCGCCGGTGTGCACGATGCCTCGACCGCCGAGCTGACCATCGCCTTGACCCTGGCCAGCGGCCGGCATCTGGATGCCTTCGCTCGTCAGCAGCCCGCGGGCCGGTGGGAGCCGATCATGGGCAGTGCGCTGGCCGACAAGCGGGTGCTGATCATCGGGTACGGCCGGATCGGCGAGGCCATCGAGCGTCGGCTCGCCGGATTCGAGGTTGCCTCGATCACCCGGGTGGCGCGTCGCGCCCGCGACGGTGAGCCGCGCGTCCAGGCGACCACTGAGCTGCCGGAGCTGATGGCCGAGGCAGACGTGGCCATCGTCATCGCACCGCTCACCCCCGAGACCGACGGCCTGATCGACGCCGACCTGCTGGCCCGGCTGCCGGACGACGCACTGCTGGTGAACATGGCCCGTGGTCGCCTGGTCGACACCGATGCATTGGTCGCCGCCACCGCGACCGGCCGGATCCGAGCCGCCGTGGACGTCACCGAACCCGAGCCGCTGCCGGCCGACCATCCACTCTGGCAGTTCCCGAACGTGTTGATCTCCCCGCACGTGGGCGGCGCCAGCTCGGCGTTCTGGCCGCGGGCTGATCGGCTGGTAGCCGCGCAGCTGCGGCGCTTCGTCGCCGGCGAGCCCCTGGACAACGTGATCCAGCACAATGTGATCCAGCGCGACGTGATTGGAGACCGGGCATGA
- a CDS encoding HIT family protein: MTSDPSCIFCKIIVGDIPSRQVYADDKAVAFLDVGPWSRGHTLVIPREHVADLVTDPPQLSAIGPAIDATARLLVDKLHADGLNLLSSAKPVAGQEVFHLHVHLIPRYADKPGLRNLIGPDPKAAADLDAVHAEITA; encoded by the coding sequence ATGACGAGCGACCCGAGCTGCATCTTCTGCAAGATCATCGTCGGTGACATCCCGTCGCGTCAGGTGTATGCCGATGACAAGGCCGTTGCCTTCCTCGATGTCGGGCCCTGGTCTCGAGGCCACACCCTGGTGATTCCCCGCGAGCACGTCGCGGATCTGGTCACCGATCCGCCGCAACTGTCCGCCATCGGTCCCGCGATCGACGCGACCGCGAGGCTGCTGGTCGACAAGCTGCACGCGGACGGGCTCAATCTGCTCTCCTCGGCCAAGCCGGTCGCCGGTCAGGAGGTGTTCCATCTGCATGTGCACCTCATTCCCCGCTATGCGGACAAGCCGGGTCTGCGGAACCTGATCGGACCCGACCCGAAGGCTGCCGCCGACCTGGATGCGGTGCACGCCGAGATCACAGCGTGA
- a CDS encoding glycosyltransferase 87 family protein: protein MSSARGRAPRSDGGSASGLRLVNPGPQHPVWRWVIELGPPFVVAVLLLPWVIAHGIAWPWQPSTIDLQVYVYAVNDMLAGKDIYATTTPGWNLYFIYPPIAAILMVPLAVGAYWLWQLTWTFLLVWAQQSVLKRCGVPRGWVLGLIGVVVVLAVEPIRTTLGYGQVNTMLMALVVADLLPDRPHQKRRIPQGALIGLAAAIKLTPALFVVFAFLLGKKRMAWTAIISFAAFTLVGAVFQWNQTWQFWFGLSGGDTRTASPLYAGNQSFLGVIYRLIGETRELTLLGLAVGGLVALLGTLVACQWWRAGEQTFAVALVGLCTCLASPLSWTHHYVWILPMAVAVVLGRTLPRWVRLLGGAWVLWVSACLPLALLPYGGGQERSFTLLQQIVANLGPLLGVALIVGLGWQMLVAHRNREVAAVT from the coding sequence GTGAGCAGTGCTCGTGGTCGCGCTCCGCGCTCCGACGGCGGGTCGGCCTCCGGGCTGCGCCTGGTCAACCCCGGTCCACAGCATCCGGTGTGGCGCTGGGTGATCGAGCTGGGGCCGCCGTTCGTGGTCGCCGTGCTCCTGCTGCCCTGGGTGATCGCCCACGGGATCGCGTGGCCGTGGCAGCCGTCCACCATCGACCTGCAGGTGTACGTGTACGCGGTCAACGACATGCTGGCCGGCAAGGACATCTACGCCACCACGACGCCAGGGTGGAACCTCTACTTCATCTACCCCCCGATCGCGGCCATCCTGATGGTGCCGCTGGCCGTCGGCGCCTACTGGCTGTGGCAGCTGACCTGGACCTTCCTGCTCGTCTGGGCACAGCAGTCGGTGCTGAAGCGCTGCGGCGTCCCGCGTGGCTGGGTGCTCGGACTGATCGGTGTCGTCGTGGTGCTGGCGGTCGAGCCGATCCGCACGACCTTGGGCTATGGGCAGGTCAACACGATGCTGATGGCGCTCGTGGTGGCCGACCTGCTCCCTGACCGGCCCCATCAGAAGCGCCGGATCCCGCAGGGCGCCCTGATCGGTCTCGCCGCGGCCATCAAGCTGACCCCGGCGTTGTTCGTGGTCTTCGCCTTCCTGCTCGGCAAGAAGCGGATGGCTTGGACCGCGATCATCAGCTTTGCGGCCTTCACCCTGGTCGGAGCCGTCTTCCAGTGGAACCAGACCTGGCAGTTCTGGTTCGGGCTGTCGGGTGGTGACACGCGTACGGCCTCGCCGCTGTATGCCGGGAACCAGTCGTTCCTCGGCGTGATCTACCGGCTGATCGGTGAGACCAGGGAGCTCACCCTGCTCGGGTTGGCCGTCGGTGGGCTGGTCGCGCTGCTCGGCACCCTCGTCGCGTGCCAGTGGTGGCGGGCGGGCGAGCAGACGTTCGCGGTGGCATTGGTCGGTCTGTGCACCTGCCTGGCCTCCCCGCTGTCGTGGACCCACCACTACGTCTGGATCCTGCCGATGGCCGTAGCCGTGGTGCTCGGACGGACGCTACCGCGCTGGGTGCGACTGCTCGGGGGTGCCTGGGTGCTGTGGGTCTCCGCCTGTCTGCCGCTGGCTCTGCTGCCGTACGGCGGAGGCCAGGAGCGGAGCTTCACGCTGCTGCAGCAGATCGTCGCCAACCTCGGGCCGCTGCTCGGGGTGGCCCTCATCGTCGGCCTCGGCTGGCAGATGCTGGTCGCGCATCGGAACCGTGAAGTCGCGGCGGTAACCTGA
- the ilvD gene encoding dihydroxy-acid dehydratase: protein MTPQTITETSSAADSAPGGVDIKPRSRVVTDGLEATAARGMLRAVGMGDEDFAKPQIGVASSWNEITPCNLSLDRLAKAVKDGVHAAGGYPLEFGTISVSDGISMGHEGMHYSLVSREIIADSVETVMSAERLDGSVLLAGCDKSLPGMLMAAARLDLASVFLYAGTIMPGRVGDKDVTIIDAFEAVGACVKGLITREQVTEIEKAICPGEGACGGMYTANTMASAAEALGMSLPGSAAPPAVDRRRDGFARRSGMAAVELLRKGITARQILTKEAFENAIAVTMAFGGSTNAVLHLLAIANEAEVDLTLDDFVRVGKKVPHLGDLKPFGRYVMNDVDRVGGVPVVMKSLLEAGLLHGDCLTVTGKTMAENLADIAPPDVDGTIVRALSNPIHPTGGITILQGSLAPEGAVVKSAGFDTSVWEGTARVFDGERAAMDALEDGTVVAGDVVVIRYEGPKGGPGMREMLAITAAIKGAGLGKDVMLITDGRFSGGTTGLCVGHIAPEATEGGPIALVQDGDPITLDVANGTLELGADPEELERRRADWTPTPRPARRGVLAKYAKLVRSANVGAVCS, encoded by the coding sequence ATGACCCCCCAGACCATCACCGAAACCTCCTCTGCCGCCGACTCTGCGCCTGGCGGGGTCGACATCAAGCCACGCTCGCGGGTGGTGACCGACGGGCTCGAGGCCACTGCCGCACGTGGCATGCTTCGTGCGGTCGGTATGGGCGACGAGGACTTCGCCAAGCCCCAGATCGGGGTCGCCTCGTCCTGGAACGAGATCACCCCGTGCAACCTGTCCCTGGACCGGTTGGCCAAGGCGGTCAAGGACGGCGTGCACGCGGCCGGCGGCTACCCGCTGGAGTTCGGCACCATCTCCGTGTCGGACGGCATCTCGATGGGCCACGAGGGGATGCACTACTCACTGGTCAGCCGGGAGATCATCGCCGATTCGGTGGAGACGGTGATGTCGGCCGAGCGGCTGGATGGCTCGGTGCTGCTGGCCGGCTGTGACAAGTCGTTGCCCGGCATGCTGATGGCGGCCGCCCGGCTGGATCTGGCGTCGGTGTTCCTGTACGCGGGCACCATCATGCCCGGCCGGGTGGGGGACAAGGACGTCACCATCATCGACGCCTTCGAGGCGGTCGGTGCCTGCGTGAAGGGTCTGATCACCCGCGAGCAGGTGACCGAGATCGAGAAGGCCATCTGTCCCGGTGAGGGCGCCTGCGGTGGCATGTACACCGCCAACACCATGGCCTCGGCCGCGGAAGCGCTCGGCATGTCGTTGCCCGGCTCGGCTGCGCCACCCGCCGTGGACCGGCGTCGCGACGGATTCGCCCGCCGTTCGGGCATGGCCGCCGTCGAACTGCTCCGCAAGGGCATCACTGCCCGGCAGATCCTGACCAAGGAGGCGTTCGAGAACGCCATCGCGGTGACCATGGCCTTCGGCGGTTCCACCAACGCGGTCTTGCACCTGCTGGCCATCGCCAACGAGGCGGAGGTCGATCTGACCCTCGACGACTTCGTCCGGGTGGGCAAGAAGGTGCCGCACCTCGGCGACCTGAAGCCGTTCGGCCGGTATGTGATGAACGACGTGGACCGGGTCGGCGGTGTGCCCGTGGTGATGAAGTCTCTGCTGGAGGCTGGACTGCTGCACGGCGACTGCCTGACGGTGACCGGCAAGACGATGGCGGAGAACCTGGCCGACATCGCGCCGCCGGACGTCGACGGGACGATCGTGCGGGCGCTGTCGAATCCCATCCACCCGACCGGCGGCATCACCATCTTGCAGGGCTCACTGGCTCCCGAAGGTGCGGTGGTGAAGAGCGCCGGCTTCGACACGTCGGTGTGGGAGGGGACCGCGCGAGTCTTCGACGGCGAGCGCGCCGCCATGGACGCGCTGGAGGACGGCACCGTCGTCGCCGGCGATGTGGTGGTGATCCGGTATGAGGGCCCCAAGGGCGGTCCGGGAATGCGCGAGATGCTGGCCATCACCGCGGCGATCAAGGGCGCCGGACTGGGCAAGGACGTCATGCTGATCACCGACGGCCGATTCTCCGGTGGCACCACCGGTCTCTGCGTCGGCCACATCGCCCCGGAAGCCACCGAGGGCGGACCGATCGCCCTGGTGCAGGACGGCGATCCGATCACCTTGGACGTGGCCAATGGCACGCTCGAGCTGGGCGCCGATCCTGAGGAACTGGAGCGCCGACGGGCCGACTGGACACCGACCCCGCGCCCGGCCCGCCGTGGCGTGCTCGCCAAATACGCCAAGTTGGTGCGTTCGGCCAATGTGGGCGCCGTCTGCAGCTAA
- a CDS encoding phospholipase D-like domain-containing protein — MRRHRSAATRLVGLIALLVLVPLVGVAEVNSPRAEAAPVTPVTPPARTTIAGHPVWAHFANPQANDGRDKTILDEVVRLIDNAPAGSTIRGTIYSLSVQPVAKALVAAERRGVTVLALSDGKNQALTGKALSIAAELSNYRFCGYLPAEYESPTKAGGGCISTSDSGDLHVKMFTFSSTTDPKGVRRSNVVWFGSANMTYASGSDQSNNAITVYGDAALVTGLNKYFTDLWNRRHYTGNDYYNAKSGRGYYQASTATVYASPEGRGQTDTVVARLNDVKPNANCQVRIGMNFVTAGRPALLKLVKSLRAKKCRVWMVIGSSGGKIEMDRGVYNALIKAGVSIRRAPAVHDKYFLVYGKFGKRYEYRVYTGSQNWSTSALTTNDEIFVKMTPELAASHPLYDGFRAHFNETWRYGRTCVKGGHPCR; from the coding sequence ATGCGGCGTCACCGCAGCGCAGCTACCCGTCTCGTGGGCCTGATCGCCCTACTCGTGCTCGTCCCGTTGGTCGGAGTCGCCGAGGTCAACTCGCCCCGCGCCGAGGCCGCACCGGTCACCCCTGTCACACCGCCCGCCCGGACGACGATCGCCGGCCACCCGGTATGGGCGCACTTCGCCAACCCGCAGGCGAACGACGGTCGTGACAAGACGATCCTCGATGAGGTCGTGCGGCTGATCGACAACGCACCGGCCGGCTCGACGATCCGGGGCACGATCTACTCCCTGTCCGTGCAGCCGGTGGCCAAGGCCCTGGTCGCCGCCGAGCGGCGGGGTGTCACCGTGCTGGCGCTGAGCGACGGCAAGAATCAGGCGCTCACGGGCAAGGCGCTGTCGATCGCGGCAGAACTGTCCAACTACCGTTTCTGCGGCTATTTACCGGCGGAGTACGAGAGCCCGACCAAGGCCGGCGGAGGCTGCATCAGCACCAGTGACAGCGGCGACCTGCACGTCAAGATGTTCACCTTCAGTTCGACCACCGATCCCAAGGGAGTGCGGCGGTCCAACGTCGTCTGGTTCGGCTCGGCGAACATGACGTACGCCTCCGGCTCCGACCAGAGCAACAACGCCATCACTGTGTATGGCGACGCCGCCTTGGTCACAGGGCTGAACAAGTACTTCACCGACCTGTGGAACCGCCGTCACTACACCGGGAACGACTACTACAACGCGAAGTCGGGACGCGGCTACTACCAGGCGTCCACGGCAACCGTTTATGCATCGCCCGAGGGTCGGGGCCAGACCGACACGGTCGTCGCCAGGCTCAACGACGTGAAGCCGAATGCCAACTGCCAGGTGCGGATCGGGATGAACTTCGTCACCGCAGGCCGGCCGGCCCTGCTCAAACTGGTCAAGAGCCTGCGCGCCAAGAAGTGCCGGGTGTGGATGGTGATCGGTTCCTCCGGCGGCAAGATCGAGATGGATCGCGGGGTCTACAACGCACTCATCAAGGCCGGCGTCAGCATCCGCCGAGCGCCCGCTGTGCACGACAAGTACTTCCTGGTGTACGGCAAGTTCGGCAAGCGCTACGAGTACCGGGTCTACACCGGCTCGCAGAACTGGAGCACCAGTGCGCTGACCACCAACGACGAGATCTTCGTCAAAATGACGCCCGAGTTGGCCGCCAGCCACCCGCTGTACGACGGGTTCCGCGCCCACTTCAACGAGACCTGGCGGTATGGTCGCACCTGCGTCAAGGGCGGCCACCCCTGCCGCTGA